In Paenibacillus guangzhouensis, a single window of DNA contains:
- a CDS encoding LysR family transcriptional regulator, whose product MNLHVLRLFYYVALTGSVTKASEKLHISQPAISAQIRKFEKENDITLLQIQGRSLVLTPLGKKLIIPLEKLFSIEEQIQGIINDHHNYPEGKLRIAGNYLATSVLIPKWASLFKQRFSNVEVQITTTNSHDAIEKLINFEADIAIYSDIGVPFPDSDVFEQRVLYRDKYLFAVAPGHKYSTQKVTLSEIASEPFIMREEGSAARERLFQLCKEQQITPPKIELQFNGLNETIHAVMAGYGVSFVSSLVAEPLFKQGVLTKVDVSEISSANSILLGSRRKEHLEKFINDFVSLVIHNLDA is encoded by the coding sequence TTGAACCTTCATGTGCTTAGATTATTTTATTATGTTGCGTTAACCGGCAGTGTAACGAAAGCTTCAGAGAAACTACATATCAGCCAACCAGCCATATCGGCGCAAATACGCAAATTTGAAAAAGAAAACGATATTACATTATTGCAAATTCAGGGCAGAAGTCTGGTTCTTACGCCATTAGGAAAGAAGCTGATTATTCCGCTGGAGAAATTATTTAGTATCGAAGAGCAGATTCAGGGTATAATCAACGACCATCATAACTATCCTGAAGGGAAATTACGGATTGCTGGAAATTATCTTGCTACGAGTGTTCTCATTCCGAAGTGGGCATCTTTATTTAAACAAAGATTCTCTAACGTGGAAGTACAAATTACAACGACCAACTCTCATGATGCGATTGAAAAATTAATCAACTTTGAGGCGGATATCGCGATCTATAGCGACATTGGCGTGCCCTTCCCGGATTCAGATGTATTCGAACAGAGAGTGCTTTACAGGGATAAGTATTTGTTCGCAGTAGCCCCCGGACATAAGTATTCAACGCAAAAGGTTACACTTAGCGAAATTGCATCTGAGCCGTTTATTATGAGAGAAGAGGGAAGTGCAGCGAGAGAAAGATTATTTCAGCTATGCAAGGAGCAGCAGATCACGCCTCCCAAAATTGAATTGCAATTTAATGGACTGAATGAGACGATTCATGCTGTAATGGCTGGTTATGGCGTAAGCTTTGTTTCTTCACTCGTAGCTGAACCTTTATTTAAACAGGGTGTTCTTACCAAAGTGGATGTGTCGGAGATTTCTTCAGCAAATTCAATTTTGCTAGGCTCCAGAAGAAAGGAGCATCTGGAGAAGTTTATTAATGATTTCGTTTCTTTAGTTATCCATAATTTGGACGCGTGA
- a CDS encoding histidine phosphatase family protein, with the protein MATTLYLTRHGQTEWNLVQKMQGHQDSPLTQSGVQQAEWLGERLSNVPFDSIYCSSSPRAITTAGIISGNRSTEIVKLDALKEINMGLWEGQHINQITQDFPTQYRQFFNEPHLYEPTGQGETYNQLMNRALPALQDILTRHQGQQILIVTHRITLKAIMSYFMKKQLHEIGTMPDIHPTALCKVTIHHDVLSVDLYGDTAHYRE; encoded by the coding sequence ATGGCAACGACGTTATATTTGACCCGTCACGGACAAACCGAATGGAATCTGGTGCAAAAGATGCAGGGGCATCAGGACTCTCCCCTTACACAATCCGGGGTTCAACAAGCCGAGTGGTTAGGAGAACGGTTATCTAACGTTCCATTCGACTCGATATATTGCAGCTCCAGTCCCCGAGCGATAACCACGGCAGGTATCATCTCAGGAAATCGGTCTACTGAGATCGTGAAACTTGATGCACTAAAGGAAATCAACATGGGACTATGGGAAGGCCAGCATATCAATCAAATTACGCAAGATTTCCCTACGCAATATAGACAATTTTTCAATGAGCCTCATTTATACGAGCCCACGGGTCAAGGGGAGACCTATAATCAATTAATGAATCGAGCGCTTCCTGCGCTCCAAGATATCCTAACGAGACATCAGGGTCAACAAATCCTTATTGTAACTCACAGGATCACGTTAAAAGCGATTATGAGCTATTTTATGAAAAAACAGCTGCATGAAATCGGGACCATGCCCGACATTCACCCAACTGCGCTATGCAAAGTTACGATTCATCATGATGTCTTGAGCGTAGATTTATATGGTGATACCGCTCATTACCGGGAATAA
- a CDS encoding amidohydrolase family protein, giving the protein MPIIDIHIHLSDIDSFHQTARELSKVDYSAAGLKAEFDKNDVILGIGMGVTEQSRGAFPDSTSPNPMGLNLEESVPPFLMECVGVNPNRLTGKDAQEELDRIEARLKAPEVAGIKLYAGYYHHYVYDKIYTPIYELAATYSMPVVIHTGDTYSKNGLLKYSHPLTVDDLAYQQRDVNFMICHLGDPWVMDAAEVVAKNPNVYADLSGLVVGDRPHFERFMNEPLFMDHFRRALVYSDHYEKMLFGTDWPLAPIDLYAEFVRRLVPEQHHENVFYENAIRLFPRIQQRIAAL; this is encoded by the coding sequence ATGCCCATCATTGACATTCATATTCATCTGTCGGATATTGATAGCTTTCACCAGACGGCGCGGGAGCTGTCCAAAGTCGATTATTCGGCTGCTGGACTTAAGGCCGAGTTTGACAAGAACGACGTCATTCTTGGCATAGGCATGGGGGTTACGGAACAGAGTAGAGGGGCTTTTCCCGACTCTACCTCACCCAATCCGATGGGTCTTAACCTGGAAGAAAGCGTTCCGCCGTTCCTCATGGAATGTGTGGGCGTCAATCCGAATAGGCTCACCGGGAAGGACGCGCAAGAGGAGCTGGACCGCATCGAAGCGCGGCTAAAGGCACCCGAGGTCGCAGGAATAAAACTGTATGCCGGGTACTATCACCATTATGTTTATGATAAAATCTATACCCCGATCTATGAGCTGGCTGCTACTTACAGTATGCCGGTGGTCATTCATACCGGTGATACGTACTCCAAGAATGGATTGCTCAAATATTCGCATCCGCTCACCGTGGACGATTTGGCCTACCAGCAGCGAGACGTGAACTTTATGATCTGTCATTTAGGCGATCCTTGGGTGATGGACGCTGCCGAAGTCGTGGCTAAGAATCCGAATGTCTATGCCGATTTGTCAGGCCTCGTCGTCGGTGATCGCCCTCATTTTGAGCGGTTCATGAATGAACCCCTATTCATGGATCACTTCCGCAGAGCACTAGTATACTCTGATCATTATGAGAAAATGCTGTTCGGAACCGACTGGCCGCTCGCGCCGATTGACCTGTATGCGGAATTCGTCCGCCGGCTCGTGCCGGAGCAGCACCACGAGAACGTATTTTACGAGAATGCCATAAGACTGTTCCCTCGGATTCAGCAGCGAATTGCAGCGCTCTGA
- a CDS encoding GNAT family N-acetyltransferase, with translation MTSNTTAERIRIIEYEPSYARAVAEMWNRSNESWGGGTDTRTEDSVRREMETSSNLYVFIAVDGEEVVGFCSFSHYRHDEGALYVPLLNVRPDYHGYKVGRNLILNAVRKTVEAGWPRLDLFTWPGNTKAVPMYKKCGFFWEKSDDYVHLMNFIPTVLQTDALAPYFEELDWYADSTRELVIEPDGHRERGFDFFDYTWQKGELFLRAEFEKSGRGLTALDTPDYEIFTEIDDHDLVFGSIYKIRYHIKNRSASELSIEIKGRDDKNIRFAIDTAPTLAPGETVIVEGEFELNPVREEQNAKKTHPVVKSEWIIGGRRAEFRIGVAPKFPLKMKMVLPTRELYPGTPAELYLNVENNFTSEADFAFDLPEDACLEWTNREVRFKVPAKSKTSIRVPFTLRTYGLYSHDIEVTAMPVGESAVSFTSKLSILVKGRYGRYGGEDGDQWVAVNGAFSLHLNKIDNNMWIEYPGSSHNFWWTYPKLGKPFVEEFSKKQASEVKIYSESDSQVLEAIYVSEEFPGVEIKTVVKLHANGIAEFHNEICNNSGQALEENMYALTNFGFFGKRLILPYQGRYVDMGDNYASDPSHWDSAQITENWLFCKEDNVTCGICWDASLRLLRPEYTLGLEHPVGQIAAGEVVRTKTTVFALNTFTHWSDFRSFARKQRDKVIPVLDDHLALTLGGGNPFAMGTLQVELIERKMIPLAGDIELFVQNDDGVERMIADMDLRREQDLRSARFEFIPEPLESQHLHHRSARKIRAVYHGEDRIQERSGLWLPQTESTVACEMDEGPVGPIYTISNGVIAIAAAPAFGSCVHSLTYQGEEWLDSSYPEAVPRSWWNPWYGGLGTEIPGISGFSRQQEPRSMDWAEYKDIHGNVWKGLRITTSIEKQEANRGLAINQHYLMLPGVPVLCVLHSVNNRSGMVMPQFSLADNYYFKPSPVFSEGWMELPEEGKFLLGKLEGDLEPKGLLRIGAASSKDTLHLINHHPDQKAYAYVNNQVFSYGVNHQLPLRNGETAWTQPTFLIFGETTLQREDLRDLLKLTFANPTDEKENSDAHH, from the coding sequence ATGACTTCAAATACCACCGCGGAACGCATCCGCATTATCGAATATGAGCCTTCATACGCTAGGGCGGTCGCCGAGATGTGGAACCGCAGCAACGAGAGCTGGGGCGGCGGAACCGACACGCGAACCGAGGACAGTGTACGCCGGGAGATGGAGACTTCCTCCAACCTGTATGTGTTTATTGCTGTCGATGGCGAAGAGGTCGTCGGGTTCTGCAGCTTCTCGCATTATCGTCATGACGAAGGGGCGTTGTATGTACCGCTGCTCAATGTGCGCCCCGATTATCACGGTTACAAGGTCGGTCGCAATTTGATATTGAACGCCGTCCGCAAAACCGTTGAAGCCGGTTGGCCTCGCCTTGATTTGTTCACTTGGCCGGGGAATACGAAGGCCGTGCCAATGTATAAGAAATGCGGATTCTTTTGGGAGAAAAGTGATGATTACGTCCACCTGATGAACTTCATCCCTACTGTTCTGCAGACCGATGCCCTTGCACCCTATTTCGAGGAACTTGATTGGTATGCAGACAGCACACGCGAACTTGTCATTGAACCGGATGGCCACCGGGAACGCGGCTTTGATTTTTTCGATTATACGTGGCAAAAGGGCGAGCTGTTCTTGCGAGCAGAATTTGAGAAGAGCGGTCGCGGTTTGACCGCGCTTGACACGCCTGACTATGAAATCTTCACGGAGATCGATGACCATGATCTTGTGTTCGGCTCCATATACAAGATTCGCTACCATATCAAGAATCGCTCGGCATCGGAGCTGTCGATTGAGATCAAAGGCCGGGACGATAAGAATATTCGATTTGCCATAGACACTGCGCCAACGCTTGCTCCAGGCGAAACGGTCATCGTGGAAGGCGAGTTCGAGCTGAATCCCGTTCGGGAGGAACAGAATGCGAAAAAGACCCATCCTGTCGTGAAGAGCGAATGGATCATCGGCGGTAGACGCGCAGAGTTCCGTATAGGTGTCGCGCCTAAATTCCCGCTCAAGATGAAAATGGTGCTCCCAACCCGTGAGCTGTATCCGGGCACGCCGGCCGAACTGTATCTGAACGTGGAGAATAATTTCACCTCGGAAGCGGATTTTGCCTTCGATTTGCCTGAGGATGCGTGCTTGGAATGGACGAACCGTGAGGTAAGATTCAAGGTTCCGGCGAAGAGCAAAACCTCGATTCGTGTTCCCTTCACCCTGCGAACTTATGGGCTTTACTCACACGATATTGAAGTGACAGCCATGCCAGTGGGCGAGAGCGCAGTCTCTTTCACAAGCAAACTATCTATCCTCGTGAAAGGAAGGTATGGACGCTATGGAGGGGAGGACGGAGATCAGTGGGTTGCCGTGAACGGCGCATTTTCCCTCCATCTCAACAAGATCGACAACAATATGTGGATCGAATATCCGGGATCCAGCCACAACTTCTGGTGGACCTATCCGAAGCTAGGTAAGCCGTTCGTTGAAGAATTCTCCAAGAAGCAGGCAAGTGAAGTGAAGATTTATTCGGAAAGCGATAGCCAGGTGCTCGAAGCCATCTATGTGTCGGAAGAATTCCCAGGCGTAGAGATCAAAACGGTGGTCAAGCTGCACGCAAATGGAATCGCCGAGTTTCATAACGAAATCTGTAATAACAGCGGACAAGCGCTCGAAGAGAATATGTACGCGCTAACGAATTTCGGCTTCTTCGGCAAGCGGCTCATCCTGCCATACCAGGGCCGATACGTAGACATGGGCGACAATTATGCCAGCGATCCGAGTCATTGGGATAGCGCACAAATCACGGAGAATTGGCTGTTCTGCAAGGAAGACAACGTGACGTGCGGAATCTGCTGGGACGCTTCACTGAGACTGCTTCGACCAGAGTATACGCTCGGTCTTGAGCATCCTGTTGGCCAAATTGCTGCCGGAGAAGTCGTGCGAACGAAGACAACGGTGTTTGCGCTGAATACGTTCACCCATTGGTCGGATTTCCGCTCCTTCGCAAGGAAGCAGCGGGATAAGGTCATCCCCGTGCTGGATGATCATCTTGCATTAACGCTCGGCGGCGGAAATCCGTTCGCCATGGGGACACTTCAGGTGGAACTAATCGAACGGAAGATGATTCCGCTTGCAGGAGACATTGAACTGTTCGTGCAGAACGATGACGGAGTGGAGCGGATGATCGCTGACATGGATCTCAGACGAGAGCAGGATTTACGCTCCGCACGCTTCGAATTTATACCCGAACCATTGGAATCACAACATCTTCATCACAGATCCGCTAGGAAGATTCGGGCTGTATATCATGGTGAGGATCGCATTCAGGAGCGGTCTGGTCTGTGGTTGCCTCAGACGGAATCAACCGTCGCTTGTGAAATGGATGAAGGACCGGTTGGTCCCATTTACACGATAAGCAACGGCGTGATCGCTATTGCGGCTGCACCTGCATTCGGAAGCTGCGTGCATTCCCTAACGTATCAAGGGGAAGAATGGCTTGACAGCTCTTACCCAGAAGCGGTCCCACGTTCCTGGTGGAATCCGTGGTACGGAGGACTTGGTACCGAGATTCCTGGCATCAGCGGGTTCAGCCGACAACAGGAGCCAAGAAGCATGGATTGGGCGGAGTACAAGGATATCCACGGCAACGTGTGGAAGGGGCTCCGAATCACCACTTCCATCGAGAAGCAGGAAGCCAACCGAGGGCTTGCGATCAACCAACATTACCTTATGCTGCCTGGCGTGCCTGTCCTTTGCGTGCTGCATTCGGTGAACAATAGAAGCGGGATGGTTATGCCGCAGTTCAGTCTAGCCGATAATTATTATTTCAAGCCTTCACCTGTCTTCTCGGAAGGATGGATGGAGCTGCCCGAAGAAGGCAAATTTCTTCTTGGGAAGTTGGAAGGCGATCTCGAGCCCAAGGGGCTCTTACGAATCGGTGCGGCTTCGAGTAAGGACACGCTTCATCTCATCAATCATCACCCCGATCAGAAGGCTTATGCCTATGTGAACAATCAGGTGTTCAGTTATGGTGTCAATCATCAACTTCCACTTCGGAATGGAGAAACCGCTTGGACTCAGCCGACCTTCCTGATTTTTGGGGAGACTACGTTGCAACGAGAAGATCTACGTGACCTGCTTAAGCTGACCTTTGCCAATCCTACTGACGAGAAGGAGAATTCTGATGCCCATCATTGA
- a CDS encoding UvrD-helicase domain-containing protein — MSLSKISPSNREREFASLNEIFQSIYKKESVVFNSGAGAGKTYALIECLKYVIRSYEKNFKKHNQHIICITYTNVATKEVKERLGNTDLVLVSTIHERIWTLIKNYQRELVEIHKEKLDEEISKLEQKLKVDREYEKYHELDGEQKEHIQKIMIENKELYYKNTNTTAADFRAAFQPFLHEYSDILRNIGNFKKLVNTLFKMKNYRECRESIEMKKQRYKKVEYNPIFNNDQLHKMWISHDTLLDYGLKIIEKFDLLKQIIIDKYPFIFIDEYQDTNEKIILIMSILDKYSKKIGHNIFIGYFGDGAQNIYDEGVGNRITEAHSSLKPINKEFNRRSTKEVIDVINKIRKDNIEQQSIYDDCEGGSVEFYKGTPDSVQSFIAKYAHEWNVTVKNPLHCLVLTNKIVAEYSGFLNIYETFGNTEKYTGYNYNQLNTELLSHDISKLGEVSKLLFNIVKLHNDVMDNKTSVIEISSKDNLFEGMNLEDLRRLIKYLKESKGNTLGDYINSISIVYSKNNDEKYKDIIDWIFGFNNITSERFRNYLLEKLFPNISDDNIDHSNITIQKLLDIDINEYELWYKFIIDKQEKDVIYHTYHGTKGREFDNVVIIIENSFGKNQNYFNFFFENFKDSNKLDDVDKQKFEKIKNLLYVSCSRAIKNLRILYIDDVKEIESGIMEIFGDIYPFE, encoded by the coding sequence ATGAGTTTATCAAAAATATCTCCATCTAATAGAGAAAGGGAATTTGCTTCACTAAATGAAATCTTTCAATCTATTTATAAAAAAGAGAGTGTCGTGTTTAATTCTGGAGCTGGAGCTGGAAAAACTTATGCTCTAATTGAATGTTTAAAATATGTAATTAGAAGTTATGAGAAGAATTTCAAAAAACATAACCAACACATCATTTGTATTACATATACGAATGTGGCGACTAAGGAAGTAAAAGAAAGATTAGGAAATACGGATCTAGTATTAGTTTCAACAATTCATGAAAGAATTTGGACTCTTATTAAAAACTACCAAAGAGAATTAGTTGAGATTCATAAAGAGAAGTTGGATGAAGAAATCTCAAAATTAGAACAGAAATTGAAAGTCGATCGGGAATATGAAAAGTATCATGAATTAGATGGAGAACAAAAAGAACATATTCAAAAGATTATGATTGAAAATAAGGAATTATATTATAAAAATACTAACACTACAGCAGCAGATTTCAGGGCAGCTTTTCAACCATTTTTACATGAATATTCTGATATATTGAGGAATATTGGAAATTTCAAAAAACTAGTAAATACATTGTTTAAAATGAAAAATTATAGAGAATGTCGTGAATCCATTGAAATGAAGAAACAAAGATATAAAAAAGTTGAATATAATCCTATATTTAACAACGACCAACTTCACAAAATGTGGATAAGCCATGATACCTTGTTAGATTATGGTTTAAAAATAATTGAAAAATTTGATTTGCTCAAGCAGATTATCATTGATAAATATCCCTTTATTTTTATTGATGAGTATCAGGATACTAATGAAAAGATTATATTGATAATGAGTATTTTAGATAAATATTCAAAAAAAATAGGTCATAATATTTTTATTGGATATTTTGGTGATGGAGCGCAAAATATTTACGATGAAGGAGTAGGTAATAGAATAACAGAAGCCCACTCCAGTTTAAAACCGATAAATAAAGAATTCAACAGAAGGTCCACTAAAGAAGTAATTGATGTAATAAATAAAATTAGGAAAGATAACATTGAACAACAATCGATTTATGATGATTGCGAAGGCGGTAGTGTAGAGTTTTATAAGGGCACTCCCGACAGTGTTCAAAGTTTTATAGCCAAGTATGCTCACGAATGGAATGTTACTGTGAAAAATCCACTACACTGTCTTGTTTTAACTAATAAAATTGTTGCAGAGTATAGTGGTTTTTTAAACATATATGAAACTTTTGGAAACACGGAGAAATACACGGGTTATAACTATAATCAACTTAATACTGAGCTATTAAGTCATGATATATCTAAATTAGGAGAGGTTTCTAAGTTACTATTTAATATAGTGAAATTACACAATGATGTTATGGATAATAAAACTTCTGTTATTGAGATTTCATCTAAAGATAACTTGTTTGAGGGGATGAATTTAGAAGATTTAAGGAGATTAATCAAATATTTAAAGGAAAGCAAAGGGAATACATTAGGTGATTATATCAACTCTATATCGATTGTTTATTCCAAAAATAATGATGAAAAATACAAAGATATAATTGATTGGATATTTGGTTTCAATAATATCACATCTGAACGTTTTAGAAATTATCTTTTAGAGAAGTTATTTCCTAATATATCTGATGATAATATTGATCATTCAAACATAACCATACAGAAGTTATTAGATATTGATATTAATGAATATGAATTGTGGTATAAATTTATTATTGATAAACAAGAGAAAGATGTTATTTACCATACTTATCATGGTACAAAGGGGCGAGAGTTTGACAATGTTGTTATCATTATAGAAAATTCATTTGGTAAAAATCAAAATTACTTTAATTTCTTTTTTGAAAACTTCAAAGATTCTAATAAGTTAGATGATGTCGATAAACAAAAATTTGAAAAAATTAAAAATTTGCTTTATGTTTCTTGCTCCAGAGCGATTAAAAATTTACGAATTTTATATATTGACGACGTTAAAGAAATTGAAAGTGGTATTATGGAAATTTTCGGTGATATATATCCCTTCGAATGA
- a CDS encoding AAA family ATPase, whose protein sequence is MYLKSLKLANYRKFSDNNNKIEFVDAKSYQDQKNQKEINIAPTTTLIVGKNNGGKSTVINALDNLINNKNSFKANDFNFFYLKKILEQFELQLPKQEEDSSIKLETPILQFNICIGIEDNSNDLITNIVPFMRLIDVDNSELEIVIKVELDNDEVFIRDVKKLLQEKTVVTKSVLFRKFLNLVDESKFNINYYNIDNDHIANFKIKNLIELRPIKANNIEGENSLSKAFSKIIEYRYKSLLTEEGNELNKKIDGINEELTELISERHTNSINESLEEVESKDRFKVLLSADLSFQKLMNNLIKYEYIERDLNIPENQFGLGYTNLMLIIADLIDYMEKYPENSFNSKVNLIAIEEPETFMHPQMQELFIKNINETIASLLKNKNKNVNSQLIITTHSSHILNSKIHSGNTFNNINYITIENNHTSVVNLYDDVIVPKNDNNDISKENDLKFLKKHIKYKVSDLFFSDAIIFVEGVTEETLLKYYIDKNEELNKYYVSIFNIDGAHGLVYHELIKLLKVPALIITDLDIKRSDEEKENFKQISDLSCRETTNKTIMKFNDGSNKLENLNHEKIEIDNMYIAYQGKINGYFATSFEEAFILSNFKNDMLVSILKKVKPMICQHIMGEENNLNNIKENSYKLQNKLSDNKSDFANELLYKFITETHEVKIPSLPEYIENGLTWLTIKLEGEK, encoded by the coding sequence ATGTATTTAAAAAGTTTAAAGTTAGCAAATTACAGAAAATTTAGTGATAATAACAATAAGATTGAATTTGTTGATGCAAAAAGTTATCAAGATCAAAAAAATCAAAAAGAGATAAATATTGCTCCTACAACAACTTTAATAGTAGGTAAGAATAATGGTGGAAAGAGCACTGTTATTAATGCTCTTGATAATCTTATTAATAATAAAAACTCATTTAAGGCAAATGATTTTAATTTCTTCTATTTAAAAAAAATACTTGAACAATTTGAATTACAACTTCCAAAGCAAGAAGAAGATTCAAGTATCAAATTAGAAACACCAATCCTACAATTTAATATATGTATTGGAATTGAAGACAATAGCAATGATTTAATAACTAATATTGTGCCATTTATGAGACTAATTGATGTTGATAATTCTGAATTGGAAATTGTTATAAAAGTGGAATTAGATAATGACGAAGTATTTATCAGGGATGTTAAAAAACTGTTACAGGAGAAAACGGTCGTAACTAAAAGTGTTCTCTTTAGAAAATTTTTGAACTTGGTAGATGAGTCGAAATTTAATATCAATTATTACAATATAGATAATGATCACATTGCTAATTTTAAGATAAAGAATCTAATAGAATTGAGACCTATTAAGGCTAATAACATTGAAGGTGAGAATAGCCTGTCAAAAGCTTTTAGTAAAATAATTGAGTATCGCTACAAGTCATTATTAACAGAAGAAGGAAATGAACTTAACAAAAAAATCGATGGTATAAATGAAGAACTTACTGAGTTGATCAGTGAAAGACATACAAATAGTATTAATGAATCTTTGGAAGAAGTAGAATCTAAAGATAGATTTAAAGTGCTGTTGAGTGCCGATTTATCTTTTCAAAAATTGATGAATAATTTAATCAAATACGAATATATTGAACGTGATTTAAATATACCGGAGAATCAATTCGGTTTAGGTTATACCAATTTGATGTTGATAATAGCGGACCTAATTGATTATATGGAAAAATATCCAGAAAACTCTTTTAACAGCAAGGTTAACTTAATTGCAATTGAAGAACCTGAAACATTTATGCATCCACAAATGCAAGAGTTATTTATAAAAAATATAAATGAGACTATCGCTTCTCTATTGAAGAATAAAAATAAAAATGTAAATAGCCAGTTAATCATTACAACTCATTCATCACATATATTGAATAGTAAAATACATAGCGGCAATACCTTTAATAATATAAATTACATCACAATAGAAAATAATCATACTAGTGTGGTTAATTTGTATGACGATGTAATTGTCCCTAAGAATGATAATAATGATATTAGCAAAGAGAATGATCTTAAATTTCTAAAAAAACATATTAAATATAAAGTTTCTGATCTGTTTTTTTCAGATGCTATTATATTTGTTGAAGGAGTAACGGAAGAGACACTTCTTAAATATTATATAGATAAAAATGAAGAATTAAATAAATACTACGTATCAATTTTTAATATTGATGGAGCTCATGGACTTGTTTACCATGAACTGATCAAGCTACTTAAAGTACCAGCATTAATAATTACAGATCTCGATATAAAAAGAAGTGACGAAGAAAAAGAGAACTTCAAACAAATTTCTGATTTAAGTTGTAGAGAAACAACTAATAAAACTATTATGAAGTTTAATGACGGCTCAAATAAATTAGAGAATTTAAATCATGAGAAGATTGAAATTGATAACATGTATATTGCATATCAGGGGAAAATAAATGGGTATTTTGCTACAAGTTTTGAAGAGGCATTTATTTTAAGTAACTTTAAAAATGATATGTTAGTAAGTATATTGAAAAAAGTAAAACCAATGATCTGTCAACACATTATGGGTGAAGAAAATAATTTAAATAACATAAAAGAGAATTCTTATAAACTTCAAAATAAATTATCAGATAACAAAAGTGATTTTGCTAATGAGTTACTTTACAAATTTATTACAGAAACTCATGAAGTTAAGATTCCCAGCCTGCCCGAATATATTGAAAATGGGCTTACATGGTTAACTATAAAATTAGAAGGGGAGAAATAA